A DNA window from Halostella salina contains the following coding sequences:
- a CDS encoding phospholipase D-like domain-containing protein encodes MFRHALAVACVVALLTPASGVAGVAASSAAPNPDHSPAADPRIAAVYPNPVPDGDRGEYVAVEFPTETDLSGWSIADDDATVRLPNRTVSGRVAFSAAPATARNVTDTPVLPLPDGLTLANGGETVELRRGNTTVDSAAYRDAPEGERRIDGEWVPFGATDHAPVGVGGTAVEAFALPDSPRVPRRALTNADDRILLAGYTLTSDRVVRTLRRAADRGVEVRVLVDGAPVGGTSARQVRALDRLAESDVTVRAVGGDYARYRFYHAKYAVVDDRALVLTENWKPAGTGGGSSRGWGAVVRDGEFAAELATVFRSDWRARDARPWTDYRDTVDPVAGEADRSSYPERFAPRNLTVDRVRLLTAPDNAESGITGEIAAAEESVLVQQASLGGLDTPPVRATVAAARRGVRVRILLSSAWYAREENRATVRRLNDLADREGLDLAARIAEPRSRYGKIHAKGVVIDQRRVVLGSINWNNNSLRANREVAVVLVGDEVGGYYARLFRADWRGGAWRLPVGVAGGVAAATLGASLYARRKVEFG; translated from the coding sequence GTGTTCCGGCACGCGCTGGCCGTCGCCTGTGTGGTCGCGTTACTCACCCCGGCCAGCGGCGTCGCTGGCGTGGCGGCGTCGTCCGCCGCCCCGAACCCCGACCACTCTCCGGCGGCCGATCCCCGGATCGCCGCCGTCTACCCGAACCCCGTGCCGGACGGCGACCGCGGCGAGTACGTTGCGGTCGAGTTCCCCACCGAGACGGACCTGTCCGGCTGGTCGATCGCGGACGACGACGCGACCGTCCGGCTCCCGAACCGGACCGTCTCGGGCCGGGTCGCATTCAGCGCCGCCCCAGCAACGGCGCGGAACGTCACCGACACACCGGTCCTGCCGCTCCCGGACGGTCTCACCCTCGCCAACGGCGGCGAGACGGTCGAACTCCGTCGCGGGAACACCACCGTCGACAGCGCGGCGTACCGCGACGCGCCCGAGGGAGAGCGACGGATCGACGGGGAGTGGGTCCCGTTCGGCGCGACCGACCACGCCCCCGTCGGCGTCGGTGGGACGGCCGTCGAGGCGTTCGCCCTCCCCGACTCGCCGCGCGTTCCGCGCCGCGCGCTGACGAACGCCGACGACCGGATCCTGCTGGCGGGCTACACGCTCACCTCGGACCGCGTCGTTCGGACGCTCCGGCGTGCCGCCGACCGCGGCGTGGAGGTCCGCGTCCTCGTCGACGGCGCGCCGGTCGGCGGCACGTCCGCGCGGCAGGTTCGTGCGCTCGACCGCCTCGCCGAGAGCGATGTCACCGTGCGGGCGGTCGGCGGGGACTACGCTCGCTACCGGTTTTACCACGCGAAGTACGCGGTCGTCGACGACCGCGCGCTGGTGCTGACGGAGAACTGGAAGCCCGCGGGTACGGGCGGCGGTTCGAGCCGTGGCTGGGGTGCGGTGGTCCGGGACGGCGAGTTCGCAGCCGAACTGGCGACCGTGTTCCGGTCGGACTGGCGAGCGCGGGACGCGCGTCCGTGGACCGACTACCGCGACACCGTCGACCCAGTGGCAGGCGAGGCCGACCGCTCGTCGTATCCGGAGCGATTCGCGCCGCGGAACCTGACGGTGGACCGCGTGCGCCTGCTGACTGCGCCGGACAACGCCGAGTCGGGGATCACCGGCGAGATCGCGGCGGCCGAGGAGTCGGTACTTGTCCAGCAGGCGTCGCTCGGCGGGCTGGACACGCCGCCGGTTCGGGCCACGGTCGCGGCCGCGCGTCGTGGCGTCCGCGTCCGGATCCTGCTTTCCAGCGCGTGGTACGCCCGCGAGGAGAATCGGGCTACGGTCCGTCGGCTGAACGACCTGGCCGACCGTGAGGGACTGGATCTGGCGGCCCGGATCGCCGAGCCACGCTCGCGCTACGGGAAGATCCACGCCAAGGGCGTCGTGATCGACCAGCGGCGGGTGGTCCTCGGGAGCATCAACTGGAACAACAACTCGCTGCGGGCGAACCGGGAGGTCGCCGTCGTCCTCGTCGGCGACGAGGTCGGAGGGTACTACGCCCGGCTGTTCCGGGCGGACTGGCGGGGCGGCGCGTGGCGGCTCCCGGTCGGCGTTGCCGGCGGGGTCGCGGCGGCGACGCTGGGGGCATCGCTGTACGCGCGGCGAAAAGTCGAGTTCGGCTAG